The Sesamum indicum cultivar Zhongzhi No. 13 linkage group LG2, S_indicum_v1.0, whole genome shotgun sequence genome contains a region encoding:
- the LOC105175435 gene encoding MICOS complex subunit Mic10 isoform X1 encodes MVERSKAEIPGKYDLNEKWDACLDLGVRRFVYSSFAGAFAGLLLFRSPVTRWASVAFGAGVGIGSAYSECSHKFNGSPPKLTPNIFGTPPSKAGDE; translated from the exons ATGGTGGAACGAAGCAAAGCTGAGATTCCAGGAAAATACGATTTGAATGAGAAATGGGATGCCTGCCTCGATTTGGGCGTTCGCCGTTTCGTGTACTCGTCGTTTGCTGGCGCCTTCGCCGGACTTCTTCTTTTCC GAAGTCCTGTAACACGCTGGGCATCTGTAGCTTTTGGTGCTGGGGTGGGGATTGGATCTGCATACTCTGAATGTTCTCATAAATTTAATGGGTCTCCACCGAAACTGACCCCTAACATTTTTGGCACCCCTCCCTCCAAG GCGGGGGATGAATGA
- the LOC105175435 gene encoding uncharacterized protein LOC105175435 isoform X2: MRNGMPASIWAFAVSCTRRLLAPSPDFFFSYDDQLLIVASGSPVTRWASVAFGAGVGIGSAYSECSHKFNGSPPKLTPNIFGTPPSKAGDE, from the exons ATGAGAAATGGGATGCCTGCCTCGATTTGGGCGTTCGCCGTTTCGTGTACTCGTCGTTTGCTGGCGCCTTCGCCGGACTTCTTCTTTTCC TATGACGATCAGCTATTGATTGTTGCATCAGGAAGTCCTGTAACACGCTGGGCATCTGTAGCTTTTGGTGCTGGGGTGGGGATTGGATCTGCATACTCTGAATGTTCTCATAAATTTAATGGGTCTCCACCGAAACTGACCCCTAACATTTTTGGCACCCCTCCCTCCAAG GCGGGGGATGAATGA
- the LOC105175445 gene encoding 60S ribosomal protein L6-like, with product MAPKQRTRNPELIPGVRKVSRSKMYHKRGLWAIKAKNGGKFPHHEKAPAAAPVAEKPPKFYPADDVKKPLSNKRKPKPTKLRASITPGTVLIILSGRFKGKRVVFLKQLSSGLLLVTGPYKINGVPLRRVNQAYVIATSTKVDISGVNVEKFDDKYFAKQVEKKKKKGENEFFEAEKQEKNTLPAEKKDDQKAVDAPLLKAVESVPDLKAYLGARFSLKAGMKPHELVF from the exons ATGGCGCCGAAGCAGAGGACCCGTAACCCGGAACTCATCCCCGGTGTTCGGAAAGTCTCCCGCTCTAAGATGTACCACAAGCGTGGCCTCTGGGCAATTAAGGCCAAAAACGGTGGCAAATTCCCCCACCACGAGAAGGCCCCCGCCGCTGCTCCGGTGGCGGAGAAGCCTCCCAAGTTTTACCCAGCTGATGACGTCAAGAAGCCGCTCTCGAACAAGCGCAAGCCTAAGCCCACAAAGCTCAG GGCGAGCATCACTCCAGGAACAGTGTTGATAATCCTGTCGGGCAGGTTTAAGGGGAAGAGAGTTGTCTTCTTGAAGCAGCTTTCTTCTGGATTGCTTCTTGTTACTG GTCCTTACAAGATAAATGGTGTCCCTCTAAGACGGGTGAACCAGGCCTATGTTATTGCTACTTCAACAAAGGTTGACATTTCAGGTGTCAATGTGGAGAAGTTTGATGACAAGTACTTTGCCAAGCAAgttgagaagaagaaaaagaagggggAAAATGAATTCTTTGAGGCAGAGAAACAG GAAAAGAACACCCTTCCCGCAGAGAAGAAAGATGATCAGAAGGCTGTTGATGCACCTTTGCTAAAGGCTGTTGAGTCAGTCCCAGATCTGAAAGCCTATCTGGGTGCAAGGTTCTCACTCAAGGCCGGCATGAAACCTCATGAGCTGGTCTTTTAG
- the LOC105175453 gene encoding U3 small nucleolar RNA-associated protein 14 homolog A, protein MMADKKRKSKDGMAQSGKKDREFRNNKRKNLSYNKKNKKEDASEKRRRHGPRLPNALRKELDVFNRTVEGEPSDVDERIDSDDAVGNDVYEYEEGIAEEESKKNRRFDTVENYQYELPEDFQDSDVASDEGEDEDNIGYDNENGNEGRHTRMLEEITGLPSDVFGGRKKKDIIITEAYPESEYNPSSDILDGDGRISIQDLLDPLHGKSGFSKLRKNLQRMNKKSVPTLAPLPKPEQERLERKAAYEHSKKDITKWEPLVKRNREAPTLYFDEDVDLGFSTIGAIASEFEPRTDFEKKIASLVNQNEVVEAHKKDGARLLELNKISVEEVMDRQQRLAKMRSLLFRHEMKAKRVKKIKSKTYHRLLKKERRKTAEAALQMDPEAAKEHAMKQEFKRAEERMTLKHKNSSRWAKRILQRGLQVQDEATREAFGEQLSRHAALTRKINSVKESSSSDDSSDDYDSDDMLASPDGDAKSKLLMKAKEKTLKVLEGDEELPKSGVLSLPFMVRGLKKRKEAADEEAKLALEEYESSLKQLEDPSASGSCERGASSGMRVFGVPKRVVNETSKKVKSDNYYANSDSEDDVEAQEDIVIENNQNDKSLREADIDPSLLREEFEISHDSLFKSFQDAEDPETKTTYDVAFLASDSWKKMRGSSDASKQTEASNHVRKSEITVGPMKHDQSFEENDDDCDTDSGGEMVDGILSSGPKSTYELPSQAELILRAFAGDDVQEDFDKDKEAVLDEENPEPEKPVLLPGWGQWTDIQKKKGLPSWMLEEHEMAKKKRNESLKKRKDAHLSNVIISEKLDRKAEKLHTKTLPYPYTSKEVFEQSIRMPIGPEFNPATAIGALNRPEVVKKAGVIIKPIQYEDMNVRERAETHKHNGQRQRKAKDKNQSMRKKAAKV, encoded by the exons ATGATGGCAGATAAGAAACGAAAATCCAAGGATGGAATGGCTCAAAGTGGTAAGAAAGATAGGGAATTTAGAAacaataagagaaaaaatttgagctacaataaaaagaataaaaaggaGGATGCTAGTGAGAAGAGGCGTCGGCATGGGCCTCGTCTGCCGAATGCTTTGAGAAAGGAGCTTGATGTCTTCAACCGTACCGTGGAGGGAGAGCCTTCAGATGTTGATGAAAGGATTGATTCTGATGATGCAGTTGGCAATGACGTGTATGAATATGAAGAAGGTATTGCCGAGGAGGAATCCAAGAAGAATAGGCGGTTTGATACTGTTGAAAACTATCAGTATGAGCTTCCTGAAGATTTTCAG GATTCCGATGTTGCATCTGATGAAGGTGAGGATGAGGATAACATCGGATATGACAATGAGAACGGAAATGAGGGACGGCATACAAGGATGTTGGAAGAGATTACTGGACTTCCAAGTGATGTTTTCGGAG gtagaaaaaagaaagatatcaTCATCACTGAGGCATATCCAGAATCTGAATATAATCCTAGTAGTGATATTCTTGATGGTGATGGCCGGATTAGCATTCAGGACCTTCTGGACCCACTGCATGGAAAGTCAGGCTTCAGCAAACTGCGGAAGAACTTGCAACGGATGAATAAAAAGTCTGTTCCAACTCTTGCACCACTTCCCAAGCCAGAACAAGAGAGATTGGAGCGGAAGGCTGCTTATGAACACTCTAAGAAGGACATTACCAAGTGGGAACCTTTGGTCAAGAGGAACAGAGAGGCACCCACTTTGTATTTTGATGAAGATGTGGATTTGGGATTTTCAACTATTGGAGCAATTGCTTCTGAATTTGAACCAAGAACTGActttgagaagaaaattgcaTCCTTGGTCAACCAAAACGAAGTTGTTGAAGCTCACAAAAAAGATGGTGCCAGGCTTCTTGAACTGAACAAG ATATCCGTTGAAGAAGTGATGGACAGACAGCAACGGCTTGCAAAGATGCGTAGTCTCCTTTTTCGCCATGAAATGAAGGCAAAACGagttaaaaagataaagtctAAAACCTATCACCGGTTGCTGAAAAAGGAGAGGAGAAAGACCGCTGAAGCTGCTCTTCAAATGGATCCAGAAGCTGCTAAGGAACATGCAATGAAGCAAGAGTTTAAAAGGGCTGAG GAACGTATGactttaaaacacaaaaacagtTCCAGGTGGGCAAAGAGAATCTTACAGCGTGGTCTCCAAGTTCAAGATGAAGCAACTCGAGAAGCTTTTGGTGAACAGCTTAGTCGACATGCTGCTTTGACtcgaaaaataaattctgTGAAAGAAAGCAGTAGTAGTGATGATAGCAGCGATGACTATGACAGTGATGACATGTTGGCAAGTCCAGACGGGGATGCTAAATCGAAGCTGTTAATGAAGGCCAAAGAGAAGACACTTAAAGTATTAGAAGGGGATGAGGAATTGCCTAAATCAGGAGTGCTTTCTTTGCCCTTCATG GTACGTGGGTTAAAAAAGAGGAAGGAAGCTGCTGATGAAGAAGCAAAGCTTGCTCTTGAAGAGTATGAATCATCATTGAAGCAGTTGGAAGATCCAAGTGCTTCAGGAAGTTGTGAAAGGGGTGCCTCAAGTGGTATGAGGGTTTTTGGTGTTCCTAAAAGGGTGGTAAATGAAACAAGTAAGAAGGTCAAATCAGATAACTACTATGCCAACAGTGATAGTGAAGATGATGTTGAGGCCCAAGAAGACATCGTTATTGAGAATAATCAAAATGATAAATCTCTAAGAGAGGCAGATATTGATCCTAGTTTACTTCGGGAAGAGTTTGAGATCAGTCATGATTCCTTATTCAAG AGCTTTCAAGACGCTGAAGACCCTGAGACGAAAACAACTTATGACGTTGCATTTTTGGCTTCTGATTCATGGAAGAAG ATGAGAGGATCATCAGATGCTAGTAAACAGACTGAAGCCAGCAACCATGTTCGCAAGTCTGAAATAACTGTAGGACCAATGAAACATGATCAGAGTTTTGAG gaaaatgatgatgattgTGATACAGATAGTGGTGGAGAAATGGTAGATGGAATTTTATCTTCTGGTCCTAAGTCAACTTATGAACTTCCATCTCAAGCAGAACTTATACTACGTGCTTTCGCTGGTGATGATGTTCAAGAAGATTTTGATAAAGATAAAGAGGCAGTCTTAGATGAGGAAAATCCAGAACCTGAAAAGCCTGTTCTACTTCCTGGCTGGGGCCAATGGACTGACattcagaaaaagaaaggtttACCTTCTTGGATGCTGGAAGAGCATGAGAtggcaaaaaagaaaaggaatgaATCTCTGAAGAAGAGGAAGGACGCACATCTGAGTAATGTCATCATCTCAGAAAAGTTGGATAGAAAG GCTGAAAAACTACATACAAAGACACTGCCTTATCCTTACACATCCAAGGAAGTTTTTGAACAAAGTATTCGGATGCCAATTGGACCAGAGTTCAATCCTGCTACTGCTATTGGAGCGCTTAACCGGCCAGAG GTTGTCAAGAAAGCTGGTGTTATCATCAAACCGATCCAATATGAGGATATGAATGTCCGTGAGAGAGCTGAAACCCATAAACACAATGGTCAGAGACAAAGGAAGGCTAAAGATAAAAATCAATCCATGAGGAAGAAGGCAGCTAAGGTGTAA